The following DNA comes from Candidatus Zixiibacteriota bacterium.
GGGCGGTTAATTGGGGCGCTTTCAATCTTTTATCAAACAGCCATTATATCTTTTTCTTTGTCGTCCATCAAATCATCGATTTTATTAATATAAGAATCTGTTTGTTCCTGAATTCTGTCAAATCCCTTTTTCTGCTGATCCTCTGAAATATCCTTTGATTTTTCTGCCTTTTTCAGGTTATCATTGGCCTCTCGCCGGATATTCCTGATGGCGATTTTGCCCTCCTCGGCGATTTTTTTACAGAGTTTCACCATTTCTTTTCGCCGTTCCTCATTAAGGGCCGGGATTGGCAAACGTATTATATTGCCCTCCACCAGAGGATTCAGGCCCAGATCAGCCTTCTGGATCGCCTTACTGATTTCACTGACGATCCCTTTATCCCAAGCCTGGACCACCAAAAGCCTTGGTTCCGGGGCGGATATCGAGGCCAGTTGATTGAGCGGTAAAATAGTCCCGTGGTAATCGACCTTGATGTTATCCAGGAGTGAGGTCGAAGCCTTGCCGGTTCGAAGAGAGGCGAACTCCCGTTTAACCGCCTGGAAACTTTTGCTCATCTTGTCTTCGGTCTCAGAAAAAAGTTTCTCCATCATAGGATATCTCCTTTGACCATATTTTTAACCAGTCCGATTTACCGTATATCAAGAAATAATTGTCCCGACCTCTTCTCCCAGGATAATCTTCTGAAGATTTCCCGGCCGATTGACATTAAATACAATTATAGGGATATTACTATCTTTGCACAGCGTTATGGCGGTCAAATCCATAACCTGGAGTTGCCGCCGGATGACATCCATGTAGGTCAAATTCCTGAAAAATTCGGCCCCCGGATGAGTCACCGGATCATCGGAATAAACCCCGTCAACTTTGGTGGCTTTCAGAATCACATCAGCGTTTATCTCTGAAGCCCGGAGGGCCGCGGCGGTATCGGTACTGAAAAAGGGATTGCCTGTTCCGGCGGCAAAAATAACCAGCCGTCCTTTTTCCAGATGACGCACAGCCCGCCTGCGGATATATGTTTCGGCGAAGGATTCGATTCGAACGGCCGACATGACCCGGGTAAAAAGACCCATATTCTCAAGGCGATCCTGTAATCCCAAGGCATTGATAATGGTCGCCATCATGCCCATTTGATCGGCGGTCACGCGGTCCATGTCCATCCCGGAGGCACTCAATCCGCGAAAGATGTTGCCTCCGCCTATAACGACAGCCAGTTCGACCTTGTGGTCGACCACGGCTTTAATTTGTCGGCAGACATTATCGATGGCATCGGAATTAATGCCAAAAGAATCGGAACCAGCCAGAATTTCGCCGGATAATTTAAGTAAAACCCGGCGATATTTTTGATGCTGGCCATCTTCCATGCTTATTCACCCAACTGAAAACGAATGAATCTTTTGATTTCTATATTTTCTCCGAGCCGGGCGATGGCCTCGGTTACAACATCCCGGATGGTTTTATCACCGTCTTTGACGAAGGGCTGTTCCAGAAGACAAACCTCGGAATAGTATTTATCCAATTTACCATCAACGATTTTATTGACAATCTTCTCCGGTTTACCTTCATTGAGGGCCTGTTGACGATAGATTTCTCTTTCCTTTTCAATTACGGCGGCATCGACATTATCACGGGATACGGACAGGGGATTGGCCGCCGCGATTTGCATGGCAATGTCTTTGGCGAAGCTCTGGAAATCATCAGTTCGGGCCACAAAATCGGTCTCGCAATTTATTTCTACCATAACACCGAGTTTGCTACCGGCGTGAATATATGAAGCAATTATACCCTCTTTGGTGGACCGCCCCGCTTTACTGGCGGCTTTGGCAATGCCCTTTTCTCTCAGGAAATCAACCGCTTTATCGAAATCGCCGCCGGTGGCGGTAAGAGCTTTTTTGCAATCCATCATTCCGGCGCCCGTTTTCTCGCGTAATTCCTTTACCATTTGAGCTGAGATATCCATCTATACATTCCTTCCTATTTCTCGTCTTCATCATCACCGGAGATATATGAGGTCACATTATTGGACTGCTCTGATTCGACTTTTTTCATAATTTCTTCTTCAGTGACCGAAGCTTTGGCATCGATAACGGAATCGACAATAGCCCGGGTGATTATTCGAATCGACTTAATAGCGTCATCATTAGCCGCAATCGGGAAATCGATCGGATCCGGATCGGCATTGGTATCCAGTATGGCGACAATTGGAAGACCCAGATTGGAGGCTTCCGCGATCGCTATTTTCTCTTTCTTGGCATCCACCACGAAGAGCATTCCAGGCAGATAATTCATATCTTTGATTCCGCCGAGAACCTTATCAAGTTTCTGGGCTTTGCGGTCAAAACGCGACCGTTCTTTTTTGGTGAATTTTTCGTATTCACCTTCTTCTTTCATTCTTTCCAGATCTTTGAGCTTTTTGATCGAGGATTTAATCGTCGAAAAATTGGTCAGCATCCCGCCCAGCCACCGCTCGGTGACAAAGAACTGCCCGCACCTCGTGGCTTCATCACGGATAACGTCCTTGGCCTGTTTTTTGGTACCGACGAATAGAATCGATTGCCCGCGGGCCATCACTTCCCGGACCTTCATGCAAGCCCGTTCGATAGCCTCGAGCGTTTTATTGAGATCGATAATATAAATTCCGTTCCGCTCCGTAAAAATGAACGGCTTCATTTTGGGATTCCATCTCCTGGTCTGATGACCAAAATGGACTCCCGCCTCCAATAATTCCTTGATCTGGGGTTTTACCACTGCAGGACCTTTCTGGTTTTGGTTTAACTTCCACCCTGCCTGAGGACCCGGACCTGATCAGGACCACCGGGTCATGACGCAGAATGTGCTT
Coding sequences within:
- the frr gene encoding ribosome recycling factor, which translates into the protein MMEKLFSETEDKMSKSFQAVKREFASLRTGKASTSLLDNIKVDYHGTILPLNQLASISAPEPRLLVVQAWDKGIVSEISKAIQKADLGLNPLVEGNIIRLPIPALNEERRKEMVKLCKKIAEEGKIAIRNIRREANDNLKKAEKSKDISEDQQKKGFDRIQEQTDSYINKIDDLMDDKEKDIMAV
- a CDS encoding UMP kinase, coding for MEDGQHQKYRRVLLKLSGEILAGSDSFGINSDAIDNVCRQIKAVVDHKVELAVVIGGGNIFRGLSASGMDMDRVTADQMGMMATIINALGLQDRLENMGLFTRVMSAVRIESFAETYIRRRAVRHLEKGRLVIFAAGTGNPFFSTDTAAALRASEINADVILKATKVDGVYSDDPVTHPGAEFFRNLTYMDVIRRQLQVMDLTAITLCKDSNIPIIVFNVNRPGNLQKIILGEEVGTIIS
- the tsf gene encoding translation elongation factor Ts, which gives rise to MDISAQMVKELREKTGAGMMDCKKALTATGGDFDKAVDFLREKGIAKAASKAGRSTKEGIIASYIHAGSKLGVMVEINCETDFVARTDDFQSFAKDIAMQIAAANPLSVSRDNVDAAVIEKEREIYRQQALNEGKPEKIVNKIVDGKLDKYYSEVCLLEQPFVKDGDKTIRDVVTEAIARLGENIEIKRFIRFQLGE
- the rpsB gene encoding 30S ribosomal protein S2, which codes for MKELLEAGVHFGHQTRRWNPKMKPFIFTERNGIYIIDLNKTLEAIERACMKVREVMARGQSILFVGTKKQAKDVIRDEATRCGQFFVTERWLGGMLTNFSTIKSSIKKLKDLERMKEEGEYEKFTKKERSRFDRKAQKLDKVLGGIKDMNYLPGMLFVVDAKKEKIAIAEASNLGLPIVAILDTNADPDPIDFPIAANDDAIKSIRIITRAIVDSVIDAKASVTEEEIMKKVESEQSNNVTSYISGDDEDEK